From the genome of Corallococcus macrosporus DSM 14697:
TCTGTGCAATGTCAGGCGCCCGCCGGGGTGCAGCACTCATGGAAAGTACGTGACTGGCTGAGTCCTACTTGGCCAGCTCGAAGAAGTCGTAGGTGAGGGTGACGCTTTCGATGACGTTCTCGTCACTCTCGTTGTCCCACTCCCCGGCGATGAACTTCACGGGCCACGCGTGGGAGAGGCTCCACCGGCGCAACGTGGTGCCGTCCCTATCTTGCTGGACGATGTCGAGGTTGCGCTTGTAGAGCGCATCGGGCAGGCCCAGTCCGCTCGTGGTGTGCACGACGTCCTGGAACCAGTCGAAGAGTTCGTGATCCTGCGTGGCGCCGCGCTCGAGGGTGACGTCGGAGAACGTGAGGCGCCCCGGGGACTTGTTGGGGATGAGGCTGCCGCCCTCGAAGTATTGGACGTTGGCGACCTCGACGGACAACTCGCTGCACTTCTGGAAACCGGAGTGCCCGAGGCCGTCAGCCTCACAGAGAAACTTGAAACGCTTATGGAAGCTGCGCGGCTGTCCGATGATGGCCATGGCCAGTCTCCTTACAAGCCCGCCGAAGCCAGCTCGGCTTCGAGGGCGCGGGTGTCCTGGGCGATGCGCAGGACGATGA
Proteins encoded in this window:
- a CDS encoding phage tail protein, with product MAIIGQPRSFHKRFKFLCEADGLGHSGFQKCSELSVEVANVQYFEGGSLIPNKSPGRLTFSDVTLERGATQDHELFDWFQDVVHTTSGLGLPDALYKRNLDIVQQDRDGTTLRRWSLSHAWPVKFIAGEWDNESDENVIESVTLTYDFFELAK